A window of the Isosphaera pallida ATCC 43644 genome harbors these coding sequences:
- a CDS encoding biotin--[acetyl-CoA-carboxylase] ligase encodes MMSNSCHIVANLPSSSPAALSASAIAAGGTGRRFGRRIEVYDCVTSTNDLGLRLLADRTPLESAVVPISLFGGSDQALDGRILLAESQTQGRGRLGRTWTMPRGGGLLMSVLIDSPVGVHSRSPAQRAGIWTAWAAVSVAECLAEWVDRSHVVSIKWPNDVRIDRLKVAGILVERPAIDTGGFVVGIGINLQLDRDSFLAEVRSQAGSLNWFVAPESLPLDRNRFAGRLIEIMNDYGFDLETREEIPGRFARLVERFQSRLEGFDAPVILTTPRERLQGRLVGLEPGGLARLETAAGPILTRPTAWIERITPEGHDQDQMDV; translated from the coding sequence ATGATGTCCAATTCTTGCCACATCGTTGCCAATCTCCCTTCAAGTTCCCCGGCTGCGCTTTCGGCCTCCGCGATTGCGGCTGGGGGGACTGGGCGGCGGTTCGGGCGACGCATCGAGGTTTACGACTGCGTCACCAGCACCAACGATCTTGGCCTGCGTCTGTTGGCGGATCGGACTCCCTTGGAATCGGCTGTCGTTCCGATCTCTCTGTTCGGCGGGTCCGACCAGGCGCTGGATGGTCGGATCTTATTGGCCGAGAGTCAAACCCAAGGGCGAGGCCGGTTGGGAAGAACCTGGACCATGCCAAGGGGGGGAGGATTGCTCATGTCGGTATTGATCGATTCCCCCGTTGGCGTCCATTCACGATCACCGGCACAACGCGCGGGCATTTGGACCGCCTGGGCGGCCGTGTCGGTGGCGGAGTGTCTGGCGGAATGGGTGGATCGATCCCATGTGGTCAGCATCAAATGGCCGAATGATGTGAGAATCGATCGCCTCAAGGTGGCCGGCATTTTGGTGGAACGTCCCGCCATCGACACGGGAGGGTTCGTGGTGGGAATCGGGATCAATCTTCAGCTGGACCGCGACTCGTTTCTCGCCGAAGTTCGAAGCCAAGCTGGTTCACTCAATTGGTTCGTCGCGCCGGAGTCGTTGCCCCTCGACCGAAATCGGTTCGCCGGACGTTTGATCGAGATCATGAACGATTACGGATTCGATCTCGAAACGCGGGAGGAAATCCCAGGACGTTTCGCTCGGTTGGTTGAGCGGTTTCAATCGCGATTGGAGGGATTCGACGCGCCGGTGATTCTCACCACGCCGCGCGAGCGCCTTCAAGGTCGTTTGGTGGGGCTGGAGCCGGGAGGGCTGGCGCGTCTTGAAACCGCGGCAGGACCGATTTTGACCCGTCCCACTGCTTGGATTGAACGAATCACTCCCGAAGGGCACGATCAGGATCAAATGGATGTCTGA
- a CDS encoding UbiA family prenyltransferase — translation MSSSPKWMGRVRVYARLVRLPNVLTAAADPMAGWWFVRSLSAGEAAAAAVWPLMAASMLIYAGGIILNDLADLEEDRRERPHRPLPSGQLPVMRALVLAIACFGLGMSLMLVSGSFKSVLVGTFLIAAVLSYDLGGKRTAWGPGLMGLCRGLNLALGMSHAAEGGGWAGWSVCALFGLFVAGFTWISRDETRVGRTEGLALGTLTQVIALGWLLSFWVVAALTGRVANLAAHFGGSLSALGLTILVMALVLRVNWRAWRQPDPTRMQEAVVTAILSLVLLDAAIAGVGSGWIASASVVLIFPLARRLGQTIAAT, via the coding sequence ATGTCATCCTCACCAAAGTGGATGGGACGAGTGCGGGTTTACGCCCGGCTCGTCAGGCTGCCCAACGTTTTGACGGCCGCAGCTGACCCGATGGCGGGTTGGTGGTTTGTGCGCTCATTGTCAGCGGGCGAAGCGGCCGCGGCCGCGGTGTGGCCTCTCATGGCCGCGTCGATGTTGATTTATGCCGGCGGCATCATTCTCAACGATTTGGCCGACCTGGAGGAGGATCGTCGGGAGCGCCCCCATCGTCCCTTACCTTCGGGACAACTTCCGGTGATGCGCGCGTTGGTTCTGGCGATCGCGTGCTTTGGGCTGGGGATGAGTCTCATGCTGGTCAGTGGATCCTTCAAAAGTGTTTTAGTGGGAACATTTTTGATAGCCGCGGTTTTGAGTTACGACTTGGGAGGCAAACGGACAGCGTGGGGTCCGGGATTGATGGGACTTTGTCGCGGTCTCAACCTGGCGCTTGGGATGTCACACGCTGCGGAGGGCGGAGGCTGGGCCGGCTGGAGCGTGTGCGCTCTGTTCGGCCTATTCGTCGCCGGGTTCACCTGGATCAGTCGAGATGAAACTCGGGTCGGCCGCACCGAGGGGCTGGCGCTGGGCACACTGACACAGGTCATCGCGTTGGGATGGCTTTTAAGCTTCTGGGTTGTGGCGGCCTTGACGGGTCGTGTGGCCAACCTTGCGGCCCACTTTGGCGGAAGTTTGTCCGCGCTGGGATTAACCATTTTGGTGATGGCGTTGGTGCTTCGGGTCAACTGGCGGGCTTGGCGGCAACCCGACCCCACACGGATGCAGGAGGCGGTGGTCACGGCGATTTTGTCCTTGGTCTTGCTGGACGCGGCTATTGCCGGAGTGGGCTCGGGATGGATCGCTTCGGCCTCAGTGGTTCTGATTTTCCCGCTGGCTCGCCGCCTCGGCCAGACAATCGCCGCCACATGA
- a CDS encoding HEAT repeat domain-containing protein: MRRPRTGAWWRQLRRAALTGGVMVWALWSGAMARPCQAGVVAVGKVIDGSTNPPSWSGARVMAEPPHVRALIVSAFDDFVRHQNIDQFLSVVSARYTEGTLERLLCSDDARTRRAAVMALGHLGSFAVNDALARCLSDPDPSVRELAHHALWAIWFRADTPSHNARLEKVRECNARGRHELAIRLASDLIEHAPRFAEAYNQRAIAHFCLDRFEESVRDCVQALVYNPNHFGAMQGMGQCLLRLNRREEALGIFRRACKLMPYNHDLKQWVEVLEAEAEGR, translated from the coding sequence ATGAGGCGTCCGAGAACCGGGGCATGGTGGCGGCAGCTGCGTCGCGCCGCTTTGACGGGAGGCGTGATGGTCTGGGCGCTTTGGAGCGGCGCGATGGCGCGTCCATGTCAGGCGGGCGTGGTGGCGGTTGGGAAGGTCATCGATGGTTCCACGAATCCTCCTTCATGGTCGGGAGCGCGTGTCATGGCCGAGCCGCCTCACGTTCGGGCGTTGATTGTTTCGGCATTCGACGATTTCGTGCGTCATCAAAACATCGACCAGTTTCTGTCCGTGGTCTCCGCCCGCTACACCGAGGGAACGCTCGAGCGTCTGCTTTGCTCGGACGACGCACGGACACGACGGGCTGCCGTCATGGCTTTGGGACATCTTGGCAGCTTCGCGGTCAACGATGCGCTAGCGCGCTGTTTGTCCGACCCCGACCCGTCGGTTCGGGAGCTGGCTCATCACGCCCTCTGGGCGATTTGGTTCCGCGCCGATACCCCCTCCCACAACGCCCGTCTGGAAAAAGTCCGCGAATGCAACGCCAGGGGACGCCACGAACTGGCAATTCGCCTCGCCAGCGATCTGATCGAACATGCGCCAAGATTCGCCGAAGCCTATAACCAACGAGCCATCGCCCATTTCTGTCTGGATCGGTTTGAGGAAAGTGTGCGGGATTGCGTTCAGGCGTTAGTCTACAACCCCAACCACTTCGGTGCGATGCAAGGAATGGGACAATGCCTGTTACGCTTGAATCGGCGCGAGGAAGCCCTGGGGATTTTCCGTCGCGCTTGTAAACTGATGCCGTACAACCACGACCTCAAACAGTGGGTCGAGGTCCTAGAGGCGGAAGCCGAAGGACGTTGA
- the hrpB gene encoding ATP-dependent helicase HrpB, with translation MSPGVELADQLPAIVSAARQARRLVLTAPPGSGKTTLVAPALAKSGVLDPAHPAVLLLQPRRIAARAVAARIAQLNQWRLGREVGHQVRFESTIGPRSIVRVVTEGILNRMILSDPFLEGIGAVILDEFHERSIHTDLAIALTCEVANAVRPDLIVVVMSATLDPEPIARFLGNAPVFHAPGRRHSITLEYRSGPSFDRRYLAERVACEVLDELRAHPTTRRRSSLGCESLGDILVFLPGIEEIRRAMTVTRTALERDDRNWSEWVTLCPLHGRLSAAEQDAALVEDPQGRRKVVFSTNVAETSLTIPGVRLVIDSGLARVATVDHRKGLDRLELTRISRASADQRAGRAGRVGPGRCVRLWSEAEHRALAEFETPEIHRVDLTGPCLTIHRFGCADPAALGWFEPPRPEALEAAQTTLARLKAIDPITKRITPLGQRLAELPTHPRLARLVLAAADEGFAWYGATLAALLAEADPALAASPNASGSSVPRHPALDRPGSSDVLARLDIIDEAERLQFDHEGCRRRGISAQAARNVARARDNLLKALKDQAMFNKHSDIHQQRPSEDLMLQWLLIAFPDRLVRLRGGDERVGVMVGGRGVRLDGDSVVQPREWEFLLAHDPFQDRRDPGAVLEARVRLASGVRWEWLTTHLAEHLRRETLVQFDESRAKVVGIARTTFLGLTLCEEPHVAISPEQAGEALATWLAPRIRDHVRNDPVAARWLARLEFARQVEPQRDWPSLEDDDWIEAIRPLCHGKRHPDEVSMKAVVERVEHALGFETQRRLDQLAPETITLPNGRQARLSYETGRPPTLSIKLQELFGWRETPRVGDGRVPLRLEILGPHHRPVQVTNDLQGFWTGSYARVRKELRGRYPKHAWPERPWEAEPHPPRSGRTPQNSATDRQPR, from the coding sequence ATGTCGCCCGGCGTTGAGTTGGCCGACCAGTTGCCGGCCATCGTCTCGGCAGCGCGACAGGCTCGGCGGCTGGTGTTGACCGCGCCTCCAGGTTCGGGCAAAACCACTCTGGTCGCTCCGGCCTTGGCAAAATCGGGCGTCCTCGATCCAGCGCATCCCGCCGTGTTGTTGCTGCAACCGCGGCGGATCGCCGCCCGTGCAGTGGCTGCTCGAATCGCCCAGCTCAACCAATGGCGGTTGGGCCGGGAGGTCGGCCATCAAGTCCGCTTTGAATCCACGATTGGCCCTCGAAGCATCGTTCGGGTTGTCACCGAGGGGATTCTCAATCGGATGATCCTCTCCGACCCCTTCCTAGAAGGAATCGGAGCGGTCATTCTCGATGAGTTCCACGAGCGCAGCATCCACACCGATCTGGCAATCGCGTTGACCTGCGAGGTGGCCAACGCAGTTCGTCCCGACCTGATCGTGGTGGTGATGTCGGCCACACTCGACCCAGAGCCGATCGCCCGTTTTTTGGGAAACGCTCCCGTCTTTCACGCCCCGGGACGCCGTCATTCCATCACCTTGGAATATCGTAGCGGCCCGAGTTTCGATCGGCGTTACCTAGCCGAGCGGGTGGCTTGCGAAGTCCTGGACGAACTCCGAGCCCATCCCACCACCCGCCGGCGCTCATCCCTGGGTTGCGAATCTCTTGGCGACATCCTGGTGTTCCTGCCCGGCATCGAAGAAATTCGCCGGGCCATGACAGTCACGCGGACGGCGCTTGAGCGTGACGATCGGAACTGGTCTGAGTGGGTGACGCTTTGTCCGCTTCATGGACGCCTCAGCGCCGCGGAGCAGGATGCCGCGCTGGTGGAGGATCCGCAAGGACGCCGCAAGGTGGTGTTTTCTACCAACGTGGCCGAGACCTCGCTGACAATTCCCGGGGTGCGATTGGTGATCGACTCGGGACTGGCGCGGGTGGCGACGGTCGATCATCGCAAAGGGTTGGATCGGTTGGAGTTGACTCGAATCAGTCGGGCCTCCGCCGATCAGCGGGCTGGACGGGCCGGGCGAGTAGGGCCGGGACGCTGCGTGCGTCTTTGGTCCGAAGCCGAGCACCGGGCGCTGGCGGAGTTCGAGACTCCGGAGATCCACCGGGTCGATCTGACCGGACCATGCTTGACCATTCATCGGTTCGGTTGCGCTGATCCGGCCGCGTTAGGGTGGTTCGAACCACCACGCCCCGAAGCATTGGAGGCGGCCCAGACCACGCTCGCGCGTTTGAAAGCGATCGACCCGATCACCAAACGGATCACGCCGTTAGGCCAGCGTCTGGCCGAATTGCCCACCCATCCCCGCCTGGCCCGTTTGGTCCTGGCGGCGGCCGACGAGGGCTTCGCCTGGTATGGGGCGACCCTAGCCGCTTTGCTGGCCGAGGCCGATCCCGCGCTCGCGGCTTCCCCTAACGCCTCAGGCTCAAGCGTTCCCCGCCATCCCGCTTTGGACCGTCCGGGTTCCTCCGACGTTCTGGCCCGCCTGGACATCATCGACGAGGCGGAACGTCTTCAGTTCGATCACGAGGGTTGCCGCCGCCGTGGCATCTCGGCCCAAGCCGCTCGCAACGTCGCCCGTGCGCGGGATAATTTACTCAAAGCGCTTAAAGATCAAGCAATGTTCAACAAGCACAGCGACATCCACCAGCAACGGCCCTCGGAGGATCTGATGCTGCAATGGCTGCTGATCGCCTTCCCGGACCGTTTGGTTCGCCTCCGCGGCGGCGACGAGCGTGTGGGGGTGATGGTGGGCGGACGCGGCGTGCGTCTGGACGGCGATTCCGTCGTCCAACCAAGGGAGTGGGAGTTCCTGCTGGCTCATGATCCGTTTCAGGATCGTCGCGACCCCGGCGCGGTTTTAGAAGCGCGGGTGCGGTTGGCTTCGGGAGTTCGCTGGGAATGGTTGACCACCCACCTGGCGGAGCATCTGCGACGCGAAACCCTGGTTCAGTTCGACGAATCCCGCGCCAAGGTGGTGGGGATTGCCCGCACGACGTTTCTCGGTTTGACCTTGTGCGAAGAGCCGCATGTGGCGATCAGCCCCGAACAGGCCGGCGAGGCTCTGGCGACCTGGCTCGCGCCTCGGATTCGAGATCATGTTCGCAATGACCCGGTCGCCGCGCGTTGGTTGGCCCGTCTAGAATTCGCCCGACAAGTCGAACCCCAACGCGATTGGCCGAGCCTGGAGGACGACGACTGGATCGAAGCGATCCGGCCGCTTTGTCATGGCAAGCGCCATCCCGATGAGGTATCGATGAAGGCGGTTGTTGAGCGGGTCGAACACGCCCTCGGCTTTGAGACGCAACGACGTTTGGACCAACTTGCGCCTGAAACCATCACGCTGCCCAATGGCCGCCAGGCGCGTTTGAGTTACGAGACAGGACGGCCGCCCACACTCTCCATCAAACTTCAAGAGTTGTTCGGTTGGCGCGAGACGCCACGGGTGGGCGACGGGCGGGTGCCGTTGCGATTGGAGATTCTTGGCCCCCATCATCGCCCCGTCCAGGTTACCAACGACCTCCAAGGGTTCTGGACCGGCAGCTACGCACGAGTGCGCAAAGAACTGCGCGGACGCTACCCCAAACATGCTTGGCCCGAGCGTCCCTGGGAGGCCGAGCCTCACCCTCCCCGAAGCGGCCGGACTCCCCAAAACTCCGCAACCGACCGTCAACCCCGTTGA